Within Micromonospora parathelypteridis, the genomic segment AGCAGCCAACCGTTCTGCTCGGCGACCCGGATCGCCTCGGCCCGGTTGCGCGCACCGGTCTTGCCGATCGCCGCCGAGAGGTGGTTACGGATCGTCCCCTCGGACAGGTGCAGCGCCGCGGCCAGGTCGGCGACCGTGCCGCCGCTGCGCGCCGTCCGGAGCACCTCGGTCTCCCGCTCGGTCAGCGGGCTCACCCCGGCGGCCAGGGTTTCCGCGGCCAGCGTCGGGTCGACCACCCGCAGGCCGGCGTGCACCCGGCGGACCGCGTCGGCGAGCTGCCGGGCCGGGGTGTCCTTGACCACGAAGCCGCTCGCGCCGGCCTCCATCGCCCGACGCAGGTAGCCGGGTCGCCCGAAGGTGGTCACCATCAGCACCCGGCAGGTCGGCAGCGCGGCCCGTAACGCGGCGGCGGCGGCGATGCCGTCCAGGCCGGGCATCTCCACGTCCAGCAGGGCAACGTCGGGGGTGGTGCGGCGAGCCTCGGGCACCACCTCGTCGCCCCGGCCGACCTCGGCCACGACGGTCAGGTCCTCCTCCAGCGCGAGCAGCGCGGCCAGCGCGCCCCGGACCAGCGCCTGGTCGTCGGCGAGCAGCAGGCGGATCGAGTTGGGCTGCGCACCGCCGAGGCCGGTCACCGGGCCTC encodes:
- a CDS encoding response regulator transcription factor, with the protein product MTGLGGAQPNSIRLLLADDQALVRGALAALLALEEDLTVVAEVGRGDEVVPEARRTTPDVALLDVEMPGLDGIAAAAALRAALPTCRVLMVTTFGRPGYLRRAMEAGASGFVVKDTPARQLADAVRRVHAGLRVVDPTLAAETLAAGVSPLTERETEVLRTARSGGTVADLAAALHLSEGTIRNHLSAAIGKTGARNRAEAIRVAEQNGWLLGE